In Onychostoma macrolepis isolate SWU-2019 chromosome 04, ASM1243209v1, whole genome shotgun sequence, one DNA window encodes the following:
- the LOC131538483 gene encoding uncharacterized protein LOC131538483 — translation MNSKPNLRVEAGELVLRASQKAATVEKIHLSQVAKGVPFVPKDPEAVLEEAKVRVVQGRGDPTDDLLLASQSAIQFGQYRGRTFKWLLENDLGYSLMVLSGHQREREAGRLDRGALMANKDAFLHYACTFKKVTEAIRARRQREGTLPGCEGDCLVGFGMHKKSSYKKLYEATDRERKSYVDFIRLKDTSAGSKMDALKKYILLRDQQKIRAERKNKSSASQPAAQQPARLASPPFTQSSHSEPATARDEDLLVSAMEVESQVFPPPSLPSAPIRSTRLEQRTAQRLVSAAPEVVLPEAWKRSLPKEQHEWIGRSLFRHQGGKAVLTDNLQMWWHPPQPRLQYHQPPASPDVFFTWSLCLWMPYRMWSYKLICSSPNCRRSGHRLTSCGLYKTVRRVLNLHGWYFLATEYLECQRCNKKLAAWSNEILDQLDPAHRRMFPTILTYRFSCDIHVAKLMRERSRQQRLHKRAPIVAALLQCLAPAQPQ, via the exons ATGAACAGCAAGCCTAATTTGCGCGTGGAGGCTGGAGAGCTGGTGCTCAGGGCATCTCAGAAGGCAGCCACTGTGGAGAAAATCCATCTTTCTCAAGTGGCTAAAGGGGTGCCCTTTGTGCCGAAGGACCCTGAAGCTGTGCTGGAGGAGGCCAAGGTCAGGGTAGTCCAAGGTAGAGGGGATCCCACTGATGACCTGCTGCTGGCAAGTCAAAGTGCCATCCAGTTTGGTCAGTACAGGGGGAGAACCTTCAAGTGGCTGCTAGAAAACGACCTTGGCTACTCCCTCATGGTCCTGTCTGGACATCAGCGGGAGCGTGAGGCTGGCAGACTGGACAGAGGTGCCCTCATGGCCAACAAAGATGCCTTCCTCCATTATGCCTGCACATTCAAAAAGGTCACAGAGGCCATCAGAGCGCGCAGGCAGAGAGAGGGCACATTACCTGGCTGTGAGGGTGACTGTCTGGTGGGCTTTGGGATGCACAAGAAGAGCTCCTACAAAAAGCTCTATGAGGCTACGGACAGGGAGAGGAAAAG CTATGTGGACTTCATCAGACTGAAGGACACAAGTGCAGGCAGTAAGATGGATGCCCTAAAAAAATACATCCTGCTGAGGGACCAACAGAAGATAAGggctgaaagaaaaaataaatcttcTGCATCCCAACCTGCTGCCCAACAGCCTGCACGTCTGGCCTCTCCTCCATTTACCCAAAGCTCACATTCTGAGCCAGCAACAGCACGTG ATGAAGATCTGCTGGTGTCAGCCATGGAGGTGGAGTCACAGG TATTTCCACCACCTTCACTGCCTTCAGCACCGATCCGCTCAACTCGCTTGGAGCAGAGGACTGCCCAGAGACTGGTGTCAGCAGCTCCTGAG gttgTTCTTCCCGAGGCCTGGAAGCGCTCACTTCCAAAGGAACAACACGAGTGGATCGGTCGCTCTCTCTTCCGACACCAGGGTGGCAAGGCAGTGCTAACAGATAACCTGCAGATGTGGTGGCACCCTCCCCAGCCACGTCTGCAGTATCATCAGCCTCCAGCATCGCCAGACGTGTTCTTCACCTGGTCGCTGTGTTTGTGGATGCCCTACAGGATGTGGTCTTATAAGCTGATCTGCAGCTCACCAAACTGCAGACGGTCCGGTCACCGCTTGACATCTTGTGGGCTCTACAAGACAGTGAGGCGGGTGCTGAATTTGCACGGCTGGTATTTCCTGGCAACGGAATACCTGGAGTGCCAGCGCTGCAACAAGAAGCTGGCCGCGTGGTCAAACGAAATCCTGGACCAGCTGGATCCGGCTCACCGCAGGATGTTTCCAACAATCCTCACTTACCG GTTCTCTTGTGATATACATGTGGCAAAGTTGATGAGAGAGCGCTCTCGGCAACAGCGTCTCCATAAACGAGCCCCCATTGTCGCTGCGCTGCTACAGTGCCTTGCTCCAGCACAGCCTCAATGA
- the LOC131538758 gene encoding uncharacterized protein LOC131538758 has product MSTKDAIRLSRDVPSSSRSSQDLLSEPQEEVCRGPDGAPGFDRVVELARYLVELREKPCVSDREAADIFRLWDRLPDSDKQGVSYPPRHKDRLLQGRFKATHSKTSTCHGKESLKRCVLGQGSGPAQWPNISRIVEAVCLELCSIHPAGKVKWGVSMNRWAAILHDYQAIRRLVGNCPALRGRTRIQLFEINQRTLSVWYNDYRKKLEVDVLTLSVPLPQISMVSHTPLPVAKQKTFVPAEPGTGLPPFPFVVNPDMSGQAIRRGQRSPHPAPTPPAAALSAPPPATRSAPPAAALSAPPTAALPAPGVAPGTSLSRTTLWRKRKAAEVLAQVQGLPCPRTPRKEYTCSRCGQPRKKEFGHTRVGSLFFCATAEGKTVEEWLQERENPSQ; this is encoded by the exons ATGTCCACCAAGGACGCGATACGCTTGTCTCGGGACGTTCCATCATCCTCTCGGTCCTCCCAGGACCTGCTATCTGAGCCCCAAGAAGAG GTGTGCAGAGGACCAGACGGGGCTCCAGGGTTCGATCGAGTGGTGGAGCTGGCCAGGTACCTCGTCGAGCTCAGAGAAAAGCCTTGTGTCTCGGATAGGGAAGCAGCTGACATCTTCCGGCTGTGGGATAGGCTGCCGGACAGTGACAAACAGGGGGTTTCCTATCCGCCGAGGCACAAGGACAGGCTTCTGCAAGGCAGGTTCAAGGCCACCCACTCCAAAACCTCAACCTGCCATGGAAAGGAGAGCCTGAAGCG gtGTGTGCTAGGGCAGGGATCAGGCCCTGCGCAATGGCCCAACATCAGCAGGATTGTAGAGGCAGTATGTCTGGAGCTCTGCTCCATTCATCCAGCGGGGAAGGTGAAATGGGGTGTTTCCATGAACCGCTGGGCTGCCATTCTACATGACTACCAGGCCATACGGAGGCTGGTGGGGAACTGCCCTGCACTGAGGGGAAGGACCAGGATTCAGCTGTTCGAGATCAATCAGCGGACGCTTTCTGTCTG GTACAATGACTATAGAAAGAAGCTGGAAGTGGATGTGCTGACTCTGAGTGTGCCCTTACCTCAGATCAGCATGGTGTCTCACACCCCGCTTCCAGTAGCCAAACAGAAGACGTTTGTGCCCGCTGAGCCTGGGACAGGACTTCCACCCTTCCCCTTCGTCGTAAACCCTGACATGTCAGGTCAGGCCATACGACGTGGGCAGCGAAGTCCTCACCCTGCACCAACACCACCAGCAGCTGCTCTCTCTGCTCCACCACCAGCCACTCGCTCTGCTCCTCCAGCAGCCGCGCTCTCTGCTCCTCCGACAGCTGCCCTCCCAGCTCCGGGTGTTGCTCCTGGAACATCCTTGAGCAGAACAACTCTGTGGAGGAAGAGGAAGGCAGCAGAGGTTTTGGCCCAAGTGCAAGGGCTGCCGTGTCCCCGAACTCCAAGAAAAGAATACACATGCAGTCGGTGTGGGCAGCCAAGAAAAAAAGAGTTTGGGCACACCAGGGTGGGCAGCCTCTTCTTCTGTGCCACAGCGGAGGGAAAGACTGTGGAAGAGTGGCTGCAAGAGAGGGAAAATCCTTCGCAGTAA
- the LOC131538801 gene encoding uncharacterized protein LOC131538801 has protein sequence MTKAGRENMLTQQAMGWNRKKTENLHKVLVHRYIKISERAKLEAASFSEFQQKNNLTEQTVQQWVCDVQQWAVTALVSTPGSTEDLRAEIESITVSLLRKKQDLYRQHDSNQTRQRKRKKIRDLKKKLREKILQYNSTEEDKIDEELACSLTEDYILPWERLEDGHSFRIKRSVFDKIMLLKRLEEEQSILVKEMSQHIKSLQKEIKGVEKRKKNIRMGNFGDMTEDAAEGWKSVLIRRSSALERLCQEAVNTYRAIVDDLQIQDSECRTDTDDDEYDLSSPESEEED, from the exons ATGACGAAAGCAG ggAGAGAGAATATGCTGACTCAACAGGCCATGGGGTGGAACAGAAAAAAGACAGAGAACCTCCACAAAGTCTTGGTCCACAGATATATCAAA ATCTCTGAGAGGGCAAAGCTGGAAGCTGCCAGCTTCAGTGAATTCCAGCAAAAGAATAATCTCACTGAACAAACAGTACAGCAGTGGGTATGTGATGTTCAGCAATGGGCAGTCACAG CGCTAGTCTCCACACCAGGGAGCACAGAGGACCTCAGAGCTGAGATAGAGAGCATCACGGTTAGCTTGCTCCGCAAGAAGCAAGACCTCTATCGTCAACATG ATAGCAACCAGACAAGGCAaaggaagagaaagaaaataagagatttaaagaaaaaactaagagaAAAGATCTTGCAGTACAATTCAACTGAAGAGGATAAGATTGATGAAGAGTTGGCCTGCAGTTTGACGGAAGACTACATCCTGCCTTGGGAGAGACTTGAAGATG GACACTCCTTCAGGATAAAACGGTCAGTTTTTGACAAAATTATGCTACTTAAACGCCTTGAGGAGGAGCAGAGCATCCTGGTCAAAGAGATGTCCCAGCACATCAAGTCTCTCCAGAAAGAGATAAAAGGAGTGGAGAAGCGCAAAAAGAACATCAGAATGGGCA ATTTTGGTGACATGACGGAGGACGCTGCAGAGGGTTGGAAAAGTGTCCTCATTCGGCGGTCTTCTGCACTGGAACGGCTGTGTCAAGAAGCCGTAAACACATATCGTGCTATAGTTGATGATCTCCAGATACAGGACTCAGAATGCAGGACAGACACTGATGACGACGAATATGACCTCAGTAGTCCGGAGTCAGAGGAAGAAGATTAG
- the LOC131538795 gene encoding gastrula zinc finger protein XlCGF7.1-like isoform X1 — MRDPEPCRIKHTEDTEQQTELMEESEESEELSEVEEKHHVKPGEKPSSRSKTNNTFLKKRKAEKSITCTQCGKSFPRKSVLECHLRVHTGEKPFTCDQCGNRFKEKGQLNKHMKIHTGEKPFTCDQCGKGFTLKQILERHMRVHTGEKPFTCDQCGKSFARSEHLRGHTRIHTGEKPFKCGQCFKTFCRSSALKEHLAVHMKEKPHSCSECGKSFSVLRSLRVHQKIHTGVREYMCFECEKTFISVCSLKLHQRIHTGEKPYKCSHCDKTFTRSGSLKTHEKIHSREKPHTCDWKELRF; from the exons atgagagatccagagccctgcagaatcaaacacactgaagatactgaacaacaaacag aGCTGATGGAAGAGAGCGAGGAGAGTGAAGAACTGAGTGAAGTGGAGGAGAAACATCACGTCAaacctggagaaaaaccttCGAGTCGCTCAAAGActaacaatacatttttaaagaaaagaaaagccgAAAAATCtatcacctgcactcagtgtggaaagagttttccACGCAAATCAGTTCTTGAGTGTCACCTGAGAGTTCACACCGGCGAGAAGCCGTTCACGTGTGATCAGTGCGGAAATCGGTTCAAAGAAAAAGGACAGCTTAACAAACACATgaaaatccacactggagaaaagccatttacatgtgatcagtgcgggaagggTTTCACACTCAAACAAATTCTTGAGcgtcacatgagagttcacaccggagagaagccgttcacgtgtgatcagtgtggaaagagcttcGCGCGATCAGAACATCTTCGAGGACACacgaggatccacactggagagaagccattcAAGTGTGGTCAGTGCTTCAAAACGTTTTGTAGGTCATCAGCTCTGAAGGAACACCTGGCAGTTCATATgaaggagaagccacattccTGTTCtgaatgtggaaagagtttttcagtGCTGCGGAGTTTACGTGTACATCAGAAAATtcacactggtgtgagagagtacatgtgctttgagtgtgagaagacttttatttcagtttgctctttaaaactgcatcagagaattcacactggagagaaaccttacaagtgttcacactgtgacaagacaTTCACTCGGTCAGGAAGTCTGAAAACTCATGAGAAGATCCACAGCAGAGAGAAGCCGCACACGTGTGATTGGAAAGAGTTGCGCTTTTAA